A region of the Zootoca vivipara chromosome 3, rZooViv1.1, whole genome shotgun sequence genome:
ACTGTCCCGCTTGGTTCTCTCTTTCACTTCATGATATCCATAGTGCAGGTAACACTGAATACAGAACATCTCACCACACAATTCAGCAGCAGCATTGACAGAACATGTGAGAAACCTTAGAAAGTGTGAGCCCCTGAACCTTGTCTACCGTGGCTGGCGCTTTTGCAGGCCATGGCactgaagggaccccaagcgtcTTCCGTCTTCAAGGATATTTTGTGGTGTCACTATTCTTTTGCCGAGCCTGATATCTCCTGTAGGACTGGATGGGTGGAGGTATAGGGAGAAAGAAAGGGTTATGGGAATGGTAAGCGCTGAAGTCACGAAGAGGCTCGTGTTCTGAAGGTGGAGGCTGCTGTGCAGGCAGAGAGAGTTCAGAAGCTGACGCATCGGAAGGCGgctcagaagcagcagctggaggaggagcaggaagctgCAAAGCAGCTGAAGGACTGGGCGGTTGTGAGGAGGTCAGCTGTAAGAAGGGAGACTGAAAGAAAAGAGAAGGCGAGTGGAGGAAAGGGGGAACGGGAGGAAGCAAGTGAAAGAAATGAGCTGGGACTGAGGGAGGAAGCATGACGGAGGGGAGAACGACGATTGGTGGAGAAGTGGAAGGGGAGACGGAAAGGAGAGAAAATGGAAACGGGGGCAGAAAAGAGGGAAAGTATGAGCCAGAGGAAGAAGACTCAAAAAGTGGGtggaaaggaggaagaagcacaCAAAGGGAGGCTGGGGGGCCAGGATCAGATGAAGCCTAACGGAACAGAAGACACAAGCAAAGGACAAAACAAATACATGAACAGAAAAGCACAGGAGGCAACAGCTAATACAAGGAAGTTACAATTCCAGCATGGTAAGCGCCGCTCTTCCTTTGTACAAAAGGTGCATACTGATTTATtttagccatgttggtctgatacagtcgaaataaataaataaattgtgtgcatgcacacaaaagcttatacccagaacaaacttagttggtctctaaggtgctactggacaattttctatatttattttattttatttgtataccacccttcatccaaagatcacaggacagttcacaacataaaattagaaAATATGGACACAGTCCTAGGAATCATTTGTAAATATCCCTCCACCTGTCCCTATTTACGTGGGGCAGCCCCTTTTCCCTACTACATTACATTCCCCAATAAATCAAATCACTGACCCAATTTTTGCAGATGTTTTGTTGAAATGTCATTAGTGTGAACAGCTGGTTCTCAGTTTTCAGCTTCAGCAACCTGCACCTGGTCTTCAAAAATATCTGAATGGGAGGTTGAAGTTTGCCTCAGGCGCACAAGTGTGTGCACTCTAAGGGAATTTCACACAGCAGTAGCTGAAGTTCATTATGAACAGACTGCAGGACATTCAGTTTCGTTAATATTATCTTTTATAGCCAAAAAGGGAACAAGTTGTTGAAGCATAAATTATATAATATGCAGCAGATAGGTTAGCATCTTCAGCCACATGTAAACATAACTACTTTTCTAGTTTCATCTGTAAAAAAAATGGCTGGGTAGGTAATTGCTTGCTTTGTGTTCCAAAAGAAAAGGACTCTTGTCCTTCAAAACTGTGTCTGCCACAAACATGCAAACAGATAAGCAACCACAAGTAATTTGATATGGTAGTACACAGCCCTAAAGAGAGTATGAAATCtgaaaactgatttttaaaaactggaagcTGTGTACATTGGAAAATGTGCCATCATATGTTTTCAATATTGGATTATGTCTTTTTGTTTAATCCTGTGGTCTTGAGTCTCTCTCTCTACAAAACCCAACCACTGATCAGCCACTGGCCTCTGTGGTTATTTGCTAATTTTGTGGTATTTTCATTAGCAAGAAGCAAAGCCAGGAGGAGAGAGCAAACGATGAGACTGCTTACGTAGAACAGCATTATATTTCAAAGAACAGTGACTTGAGCTTTGTCCATATTAGGGTGTAAACATGCATGTGGATTGAAGAAATctgatttttctgtgtgtgctttcGCCCACATATGAGAACTTTGAATTTTATGCCTCTGTCTATCTCAATCTTTCTCACTGACCATTGTGGGCAGTGCTTGAGGAGATCTATCTGTGCTGCGTTCTTGTCTGCTCAGCTTCCCCTAGATTACTGCTTCCGCAATGTCCATTTCCCCCTATTTAACTTCTTTCTTGATTTTGGTGCATTTATCTGGAAGTTCCAGACATCAGGTCCTTCATGACACAGGTGCACACACCATTTTTGTCCACAGCATTGTGCACCCAAGAACTTCCAGTAAAGCAAACATTTCCAACATGTTTCACAGTGGGCAAAATGAGGGTTTGGTgttcttaaaaataaaggaatgaaAATAGATGcatggggtttttattttttagttagtTGTTTAGTTATTAACCTTGTTAGTCATGTGTTATACAAAAAGATCTCAAACaacttacaacacatttaaaacataagCATGAAAGGCCCTTCTTGATTCCTCCCCACATCTGCAGCTATGGAGGGACCCAGCAGTACCAGCAAAGAGCAACTAGGGGGGAGGAGTTGTGGGTCCCTCCAGTCTCCCGGCCCTCCCCCACTTCAGAAAGACACCATGCAGTGTGGAAAACATTGCCTCTAACAACCATTGGAAGTAGCATCAGGTTTGTGCATTACAAATACAAACATGCATTACAAGTAAAAAGAAAGTAAAAGTAAAATCCATGCAGTCACAAGCGTGTTCAAGGCAGGACAGGGAGAGAAGACCTATAGGGGGAGGAATTTGGAGAGCGTTTGTTCTTTGTTCTTCTCATTCCCCTCCTCCTATACCTGCTTACATCCTAAGGGGACATGTGCAAGCTGGATAGGTTAATAGGAAGCACAAGGTTCTGAAGAAGACAGGAAGTGCTGGTAGTGTATTTCGCCACTTGAGTTAATGAACTACAAGCTCCATGATTCCAAGAAAATGACAATGCCAGTGCCACTTGCCTTAAAGAAGAAAGACATCAGACCTCTGCCATGACTCACAAGCCAAAGACCTGCACTGTGTCCATAGGCTGAAAAGGACAACGTTCTGATCCCATCCTTGGGGAAGAACTGCCAGGACTATCTTCAGGACTCACAGACCTGAGGATGCCACCCTAACACCCACCTATGATTCAGAGGAGCACTCTCTCATGGTACCCGTCACCTCAGCCAATGGCTGCAAGGGCACTTAAGCCACCCAGCTCCTCTGGGCAGACAGAGCCAATCTATTGTAGGCTTTagtcaaaagcaggcatccccaaacttcggccctccagatgttttggactacaatcccatcatccctgaccactggccctgttagctagggatcatgggagttgtaggccaaaacatctgaagggctgcagtttggggatgcctggtcaagagacGCAGCTCACGCatacacatagctgtcaaccctccctttttttgctggaaattcccttattccagcgccgcttcccactgctatcctggattgtcaGATATACCGTagcgtagactgtccccaggacaggtgaggctgctgatcccttattttcaaatccgaaagttgacagctatgcacatgcAGCTACCATAGTAGGACCCTGAGAACTCTCCAAGGTGCTGCAGGGGACTTCAACTCCTGACCTGACCTCTTGACTGGGCACCAGCAGGCTTCTCCTGTGTGCCTTGAGCTCACATAGAACATGGCACCTTGCTGACTACTATCCCTTCCCCAACATTAGTGTAGCAATAGAATAGACAGTGTAGAATAGACAGCGTAGCAGCTAGCAGAGGTCCTGGGGAGTGAGCAGAACCATGATGACGGGCTGTTTGACATGGGTTAGGCTCACTCCAATTCTCCTTGCAAAAATTGAAACAGATGCTCTCAAAGTTAAGCATCCCTGCTTTAAATTTCTGCCTCATTCCTTAAAACAAACACCatggattactgcaacatgctctatgtggggctgtccTTGAGACCTTGAGGATAGTCCAAAAGCTGCagttggtgcaaaatgcagcGGCTCAACTGCTCACAGGACAGATATCACCAACATGTTACCCTATTGTTGAAATAATTGCACTGCCTGCGAATTAGCTATGAGCTGAGTTCAGGCTACTAGTCTTGGTGTATAAAAGTGCTATACACCTTCGGACCAGGGTACCTAAAAGATTGTCAATTGATAACTGCactctgcaggtgagggcctcctgcagTTACTTATCAGGAAGATCTTATCGGGAAATTCATTTCACACGGTGTAGGAATCAGGCCTTTAATGTTGTGGCACCTagcctttggaattccctgcccttGAATATTTGATAGCCACTGTCTCTGTAATCTTTCTGGTGCCCATTCAGCTAGCCTTTTAAGCTGAGTTTTCCCCTAAATTCAATTGCTTGAGCCTTTGGAAGCAGACTGATAACTTTCAAATTATTCCTCCGCAGCTGAGATTCCAGTAGGGTGATATGTTTATCTGAAATGCTTtgatacatttcagtaatcctctCGTGTGTTTTCAAACACTGCACAAAATCATCCATTTTTTATGCATCTCCGAAACTTCTATTTTAAGAGCGGTCATATCAGACTCAACCTCAGCTGGATCTTTCTGAATTGGCTTGAGAGCTGCTAAGATCTCTTATACAGCACCAGAGCTCAGGTCTGTTCCAGTCTCCCCTGCCATTACTTGTGCAGttgaactggcagcagctcccgtTTCCTTCCTTTGGTATTCCTCTTATCAAAGATAGCGTAGAGAAGCAAAGAGAATATCTGCCCAATTTGTGAAGTTTTTTTGCTCAAACAGTCTGGTAATCAAGTTGTCCTGAAGGCAGTTAGAAGACAGGAGAAGGGAGTCACTGCTTATGGCGCCATGTGCAGACCAGAAGATTTTTTTCAAACAGGACATTGCCAACACTATAGACATCAGCTTTGATTACCACACACTTGAAGTGTAGgcaattttgtctacctgggatccaccataaccagcaacctttccattgatgctgagctggacaaacaTATTGGCAAGGTAGCTATGGcaatggcttgcctctccaaaagAGTTTAGGAGCATGTGATGCTAACTTCCAATACCAAGATGGAGGTCCACTGTGTTCAGCTTGCTGCTTATGAAGTGAATAATGGGCACCTTACACCCACCAGGAGGGATGTCTCAATGCCTTCCACGTGGGCTGTGCCAAAATCAGATGGCAGGGCAGTGTCTCAAACAAAAATGTTCTCTCCtgagcccacattcccagcatgttcacacttctaTCTCCAcaatgtctatgctggcttggtcaagTATGCAGaatagaagatggcaggatctccaAGGACAGGCTCTAtggagagctggcttcaggcaccaggcccattgtcAGACCCTCTCTGTGttccaaagatgtctgcaaatatgacatgaaggctggcaacatgaaCCCTGCCATgagggaatcccttgcagatgattgCAATGCCaggagacagacaggttgtgtatccacagcagtgaccagagaagaattGACTGCTGGAAGGAGTGCTGAGAAGAAATGCCAGGCtgtacctgtagcagcaaaacaagactccttcatttgccccacctgcaaaaaaaaaatgtctctcctgtatcagtctctatagccacagcaggtgctgtaactctccaacagtttgactcatCCCCCAATGCTtcactcttccactgtctcccaagacagatgagTGACAACAACGATTCTATACCTGCCTATATAGCACTTTTTCACCCTCACAGcaacctgtgagataggttactattattcccattttacaaatGGGGAGTGAGGATGGAGAATAGCTGTCAGGGATGTCAGGCAATAGCAATGCTCAAAGCTATGCAATGAGTCCATAATATCAACCTGAACCTGATTATCTGTTTCAAATCCAAATATTTATCTGACAGTTCATGGCTCCATGGCTAGGCTTTTTGTTCCATCCTTTAAGGTATACTTGTCCAGTTCCATCTACTTCACTGAGTTTGCAAATTGGAATTTTCAATCCAGTTCCCTTTGCTCTGCATTAATGTTCCCACACCATTTCCCTCAAAAATATGGGCTTGTCTTCCCTCCAGTTATGTTGACAGTTTTCTGCATTTGTCTTGCAACTATATTTTCATAGTTCTGTATACAAAGTCCTTTGTGAAGAAGTCATCTAAttctttgaagaagaaaaatgtatcCAATTTGATGAACCAACAATACACTTGGCAATTCTGTTGGCAAATGATGAAATATATACAACTAGCAAAGAACATGCCACACATCCAACCTCCATGTTTCCCTCTCTGCTAGTCACACACATCTGCTGAAAGGAAAACAGTAGGTGGGTCCCACTCATTCTGGAATGTAGCAAAGGGAAAGCAAACACTGCCAGCCACTAAGGAGCCTGACTGCCATACTCTGCACTCTTATGCTCTTGCACCTATAACTTGCTCTTCCCTATATGACCAAATCTCCCCCAGAGTGAGAGGctgggaagaaaaaggagggatcCCAGgggagagcttgggggggggggctgagaatTGCCTCCAGGAGAGGACTCCATATTCTACTTGTTCTGCTTTTAGTTTTTGGAGCTGTTATTTTAGTGTATTGTGAAAATCTTTAATAGAATAAttgatttacaaaataaaaccaaatcaATCTTCAGTGCAGAaggaaatgtgtctttatttgttAAACAAATTGAATAGAGTCCTCAATTTGTCTGTTCAAACCCAGATAATGCTGAAGATAATGCTTGTTTAAGAAATGGCACCACAGTTCAGATTTATGCTTCAGATAACACTGTATCCTCCCATTGCTCGTAAGCTGTTTTGAATAAAAAGGACACAATCTAAGTCTACTGAGCCATTCAATTGTCTAGACTACATGTAAACATTATGAGGGTTACATTAACCACTGGGGTTGCTCATTACAGCACCTGAATTTTTGATTCTTTTCACTCTTCATTGGTACAACAAACAATATATTTTCCTCACACAAATACACTTCTCTACGATGAACCTGTAAGAGCTCAAGGCATGTTCTGTGAGCCTTTTGTTATTAAAATAACTATTAATTCTTTGCAGACAATTTTGATCCCAGCCTTAGTCAAAGGAAACAAACTCTACAATTT
Encoded here:
- the LOC118082609 gene encoding uncharacterized protein LOC118082609 isoform X3, with amino-acid sequence MEAPEGSESPGGKRGPMTSTPKEHHPPPGLPDRTDSATSLDSDNSGEDWLIKVCCPKARHRYRRYAQAKKPTKTGFSHLDKEEDFIALTEWMPITPYQVYPGVPRQESTDLEWLIRLRCPRAQMEQMRAERKQSLPAVSTPLSRSPSKAGRSLQPGGTKDSENWLKHFSIAQASSDPGPPASLCVLLPPFHPLFESSSSGSYFPSFLPPFPFSLLSVSPSTSPPIVVLPSVMLPPSVPAHFFHLLPPVPPFLHSPSLFFQSPFLQLTSSQPPSPSAALQLPAPPPAAASEPPSDASASELSLPAQQPPPSEHEPLRDFSAYHSHNPFFLPIPPPIQSYRRYQARQKNSDTTKYP